One Sanguibacter sp. HDW7 DNA window includes the following coding sequences:
- a CDS encoding DNA-directed RNA polymerase subunit beta' translates to MLDVNVFDELRIGLATADDIRAWSHGEVKKPETINYRTLKPEKDGLFCEKIFGPTRDWECYCGKYKRVRFKGIICERCGVEVTRSKVRRERMGHIELAAPVTHIWFFKGVPSRLGYLLDIAPKDLEKVIYFAAYMITSVDADGRHEDLPNLQNEIDLEKKEITDRRDNEIETRAKRLEDDLATLEAEGARADARRKVRDSAEREMAQLRKRSDAELDRLEEVWDKFKNLKVGDLLGDEMLYRSLADRYGNYFEGSMGAAAIQKRLQDFDLVAESELLREIIATGKGQKKTRALKRLKVVNAFLTTTNSPSAMVLDAVPVIPPDLRPMVQLDGGRFATSDLNDLYRRVINRNNRLKRLLDLGAPEIIVNNEKRMLQEAVDSLFDNGRRGRPVTGPGNRPLKSISDMLKGKQGRFRQNLLGKRVDYSGRSVIVVGPQLKLHQCGLPKQMALELFKPFVMKRLVDLNHAQNIKSAKRMVERARPVVWDVLEEVITEHPVLLNRAPTLHRLGIQAFEPQLVEGKAIHLHPLVCAAFNADFDGDQMAVHLPLSAEAQAEARILMLSSNNILKPSDGRPVTMPSQDMIIGLFHLTSDREDAVGEGRAFASVAEAIMAFDQGSLDLNAIVKIRMDDFVPPVDFEAPEGWESGTSLLVETTLGRALFNETLPIDYPYVNGVVDKKQLSAIVNELAEKYPKADVAESLDALKSAGFRWATRSGVTIAISDVTTPNDKREILDAHEERALRVQGQYEKGLITDDERRQELIEIWTQATDKVAAAMRSNFEGRSRNTVYRMVGSGARGNWMQVRQIAGMRGLVANPKGEIIPRPIKSNYREGLSVVEYFIATHGARKGLADTALRTADSGYLTRRLVDVSQDVIVREEDCGTERGLTLPVAKKGRDGSFTRHDKVETSIYSRTLATAVEVDGKVVGEAGEDVGDVLIDVLVEAGVADLKVRSVLTCESRVGTCAKCYGRSLATGKLVDIGEAVGIIAAQSIGEPGTQLTMRTFHTGGVASADDITQGLPRVTELFEARTPKGEAPIAEFSGRITIDESDRSRRLVLTPDDGGEEIAYPVTKRARLLISDGEHVEVGAQLVQGAVDPKKVLRILGPRQTQKHLVDEVQEVYRSQGVDIHDKHIEVIVRQMLRRVTVLESGDTTLLPGELAERSRFEDANRAAVAEGGRPASGRPELMGITKASLATESWLSAASFQETTRVLTEAAMSGRRDPLLGLKENVILGKLIPAGTGMPRYRDVTVEPTEAAKAELYPSFGYDEIDFPTLGMGSGDAIPLDEIDFGDYQ, encoded by the coding sequence TTGCTCGACGTCAACGTCTTCGACGAGCTGCGTATCGGACTGGCGACCGCGGACGACATCCGCGCCTGGTCGCACGGTGAGGTCAAGAAGCCCGAGACCATCAACTACCGCACCCTCAAGCCCGAGAAGGACGGTCTCTTCTGCGAGAAGATCTTCGGTCCGACCCGGGACTGGGAGTGCTACTGCGGCAAGTACAAGCGCGTGCGCTTCAAGGGCATCATCTGCGAGCGCTGCGGCGTCGAGGTGACGCGTTCGAAGGTCCGTCGTGAGCGCATGGGCCACATCGAGCTCGCAGCGCCCGTCACGCACATCTGGTTCTTCAAGGGTGTGCCCTCGCGCCTCGGCTACCTGCTCGACATCGCCCCGAAGGACCTCGAGAAGGTCATCTACTTCGCGGCGTACATGATCACGTCGGTCGACGCCGACGGTCGCCACGAGGACCTCCCCAACCTCCAGAACGAGATCGACCTAGAGAAGAAGGAGATCACGGACCGCCGTGACAACGAGATCGAGACGCGCGCGAAGCGTCTCGAGGACGACCTCGCGACGCTCGAGGCCGAGGGCGCTCGCGCCGACGCCCGCCGCAAGGTCCGCGACTCGGCCGAGCGCGAGATGGCGCAGCTGCGCAAGCGCTCGGACGCAGAGCTCGACCGTCTCGAGGAGGTCTGGGACAAGTTCAAGAACCTCAAGGTCGGTGACCTCCTCGGCGACGAGATGCTCTACCGCTCGCTCGCCGACCGGTACGGCAACTACTTCGAGGGCTCGATGGGCGCCGCGGCGATCCAGAAGCGTCTGCAGGACTTCGACCTCGTCGCCGAGTCCGAGCTGCTCCGCGAGATCATCGCGACGGGCAAGGGCCAGAAGAAGACCCGCGCCCTCAAGCGCCTCAAGGTCGTCAACGCCTTCCTCACGACGACGAACTCGCCGTCGGCCATGGTGCTGGACGCCGTCCCGGTCATCCCGCCGGACCTTCGCCCGATGGTGCAGCTCGACGGTGGACGTTTCGCGACGTCGGACCTCAACGACCTGTACCGCCGCGTCATCAACCGCAACAACCGCCTCAAGCGTCTTCTCGACCTCGGTGCCCCCGAGATCATCGTCAACAACGAGAAGCGCATGCTCCAGGAGGCCGTGGACTCGCTGTTCGACAACGGCCGTCGTGGCCGCCCGGTGACGGGCCCCGGCAACCGCCCGCTCAAGTCCATCTCGGACATGCTCAAGGGCAAGCAGGGTCGTTTCCGCCAGAACCTCCTCGGCAAGCGCGTCGACTACTCGGGCCGTTCGGTCATCGTCGTCGGCCCGCAGCTCAAGCTGCACCAGTGCGGCCTGCCGAAGCAGATGGCGCTCGAGCTCTTCAAGCCGTTCGTCATGAAGCGTCTCGTCGACCTCAACCACGCGCAGAACATCAAGTCCGCCAAGCGGATGGTCGAGCGCGCGCGCCCGGTCGTGTGGGACGTCCTCGAAGAGGTCATCACCGAGCACCCTGTCCTCCTCAACCGTGCTCCCACGCTGCACCGTCTGGGTATCCAGGCGTTCGAGCCGCAGCTCGTCGAGGGCAAGGCCATCCACCTGCACCCGCTCGTCTGCGCGGCGTTCAACGCCGACTTCGACGGCGACCAGATGGCTGTCCACCTGCCGCTGTCCGCCGAGGCCCAGGCCGAGGCGCGCATCCTCATGCTCTCGAGCAACAACATCCTCAAGCCGTCGGACGGCCGTCCGGTGACCATGCCCTCGCAGGACATGATCATCGGTCTGTTCCACCTGACGTCGGACCGTGAGGACGCTGTGGGCGAGGGCCGCGCGTTCGCGTCGGTCGCCGAGGCGATCATGGCGTTCGACCAGGGTTCGCTCGACCTCAACGCGATCGTGAAGATCCGCATGGACGACTTCGTGCCGCCCGTGGACTTCGAGGCCCCCGAGGGCTGGGAGTCCGGCACGTCGCTCCTCGTCGAGACGACGCTCGGTCGCGCGCTCTTCAACGAGACGCTCCCGATCGACTACCCGTACGTCAACGGTGTCGTCGACAAGAAGCAGCTCTCGGCGATCGTCAACGAGCTCGCGGAGAAGTACCCCAAGGCTGACGTCGCCGAGTCGCTCGACGCGCTGAAGTCCGCGGGCTTCCGCTGGGCGACGCGTTCGGGCGTCACCATCGCGATCTCCGACGTCACGACGCCGAACGACAAGCGCGAGATCCTCGACGCTCACGAGGAGCGCGCGCTCCGTGTGCAGGGCCAGTACGAGAAGGGCCTCATCACGGACGACGAGCGTCGTCAGGAGCTCATCGAGATCTGGACGCAGGCGACGGACAAGGTCGCTGCTGCCATGCGCTCGAACTTCGAGGGACGCAGCCGCAACACGGTCTACCGCATGGTCGGCTCGGGCGCGCGTGGTAACTGGATGCAGGTCCGTCAGATCGCCGGTATGCGCGGTCTCGTGGCGAACCCGAAGGGCGAGATCATCCCGCGCCCGATCAAGTCCAACTACCGTGAGGGCCTCTCGGTCGTCGAGTACTTCATCGCGACGCACGGTGCCCGTAAGGGTCTGGCCGACACGGCCCTCCGTACGGCGGACTCCGGCTACCTCACGCGTCGTCTCGTCGACGTCTCGCAGGACGTCATCGTCCGCGAGGAGGACTGTGGCACGGAGCGTGGCCTCACGCTCCCGGTCGCGAAGAAGGGCCGCGACGGCTCGTTCACGCGTCACGACAAGGTCGAGACCTCGATCTACTCGCGGACGCTCGCGACCGCGGTCGAGGTCGACGGCAAGGTTGTCGGCGAGGCGGGCGAGGACGTCGGCGACGTGCTCATCGACGTGCTCGTCGAGGCCGGCGTGGCGGACCTCAAGGTTCGTTCGGTCCTCACGTGCGAGTCGCGCGTCGGCACGTGCGCGAAGTGCTACGGCCGTTCGCTCGCGACCGGCAAGCTCGTCGACATCGGCGAGGCCGTCGGCATCATCGCGGCCCAGTCGATCGGTGAGCCCGGCACGCAGCTGACGATGCGTACGTTCCACACCGGTGGTGTGGCCTCGGCGGACGACATCACGCAGGGTCTTCCCCGTGTCACCGAGCTCTTCGAGGCCCGCACCCCCAAGGGTGAGGCGCCGATCGCGGAGTTCTCCGGCCGCATCACGATCGACGAGTCCGACCGTTCGCGTCGCCTCGTCCTCACGCCGGACGACGGCGGCGAGGAGATCGCGTACCCGGTGACCAAGCGTGCCCGTCTGCTCATCTCCGATGGTGAGCACGTCGAGGTCGGTGCCCAGCTCGTCCAGGGTGCGGTGGACCCCAAGAAGGTCCTGCGCATCCTCGGCCCGCGCCAGACGCAGAAGCACCTCGTCGACGAGGTCCAGGAGGTCTACCGCTCGCAGGGCGTGGACATCCACGACAAGCACATCGAGGTCATCGTCCGTCAGATGCTCCGTCGCGTGACGGTGCTCGAGTCGGGCGACACGACGCTCCTCCCGGGTGAGCTCGCGGAGCGTTCGCGCTTCGAGGACGCCAACCGGGCCGCGGTCGCCGAGGGCGGTCGCCCGGCCTCGGGTCGTCCCGAGCTCATGGGCATCACGAAGGCGTCGCTCGCGACCGAGTCGTGGCTGTCCGCGGCGTCGTTCCAGGAGACGACGCGCGTGCTCACGGAGGCCGCGATGAGCGGCCGTCGTGACCCGCTCCTCGGGCTCAAGGAGAACGTCATCCTCGGTAAGCTCATCCCTGCCGGTACGGGTATGCCCCGCTACCGCGACGTCACGGTCGAGCCGACCGAGGCGGCGAAGGCCGAGCTCTACCCGAGCTTCGGGTACGACGAGATCGACTTCCCGACGCTCGGCATGGGCTCTGGGGACGCGATCCCGCTCGACGAGATCGACTTCGGCGACTACCAGTGA
- the rpsL gene encoding 30S ribosomal protein S12, translating into MPTIQQLVRKGRTSKPGKSKTPALKGSPQRRGVCTRVYTTTPKKPNSALRKVARVRLSSQVEVTAYIPGVGHNLQEHSIVLVRGGRVKDLPGVRYKIVRGALDTQGVKNRKQARSRYGAKKEKA; encoded by the coding sequence GTGCCTACGATCCAGCAGCTCGTCCGCAAGGGGCGGACCTCCAAGCCCGGGAAGTCGAAGACTCCCGCGCTCAAGGGCTCCCCGCAGCGGCGTGGCGTGTGCACGCGTGTGTACACCACCACCCCCAAGAAGCCGAACTCGGCGCTCCGGAAGGTCGCCCGTGTGCGCCTCTCGAGCCAGGTCGAGGTCACCGCGTACATCCCCGGTGTCGGCCACAACCTCCAGGAGCACTCCATCGTGCTCGTGCGTGGCGGTCGTGTGAAGGACCTTCCCGGTGTTCGCTACAAGATCGTCCGTGGCGCGCTCGACACGCAGGGCGTCAAGAACCGTAAGCAGGCCCGCAGCCGCTACGGCGCGAAGAAGGAGAAGGCCTGA
- the rpsG gene encoding 30S ribosomal protein S7, which yields MPRKGPAPKRPIIVDPVYGSPVVTQLINKVLLDGKKTTAEAIVYGALEGVRAKVDGDPVVVLKRALENIRPALEVRSRRVGGATYQVPVEVRPTRQTTLALRWLTDFSRARREKTMTERLMNEILDASNGLGAAVKRREDMHKMAESNRAFAHYRW from the coding sequence ATGCCTCGTAAGGGTCCGGCCCCGAAGCGGCCGATCATCGTCGACCCGGTCTACGGATCGCCCGTCGTCACGCAGCTCATCAACAAGGTTCTTCTCGACGGCAAGAAGACGACCGCCGAGGCGATCGTCTACGGCGCCCTCGAGGGTGTTCGCGCCAAGGTCGACGGCGACCCCGTCGTCGTGCTCAAGCGCGCGCTCGAGAACATCCGCCCGGCGCTCGAGGTCCGCTCGCGCCGCGTCGGTGGTGCCACGTACCAGGTGCCCGTCGAGGTCCGCCCGACGCGTCAGACGACGCTCGCGCTCCGCTGGCTCACCGACTTCTCGCGCGCTCGCCGCGAGAAGACGATGACCGAGCGCCTCATGAACGAGATCCTCGACGCCTCGAACGGCCTCGGCGCCGCGGTCAAGCGCCGCGAGGACATGCACAAGATGGCGGAGTCCAACAGGGCGTTCGCGCACTACCGCTGGTGA
- the fusA gene encoding elongation factor G has translation MALDVLTDLNKVRNIGIMAHIDAGKTTTTERILFYTGVNYKLGETHDGASTMDWMEQEQERGITITSAATTCYWHDNQINIIDTPGHVDFTVEVERSLRVLDGAVAVFDGKEGVEPQSETVWRQADKYNVPRICFVNKMDKLGADFYFTVKTIVERLKAKPLVVQLPIGAENDFIGMVDLLEMKAMVWRGETKLGEQYDIEEIPADLQEKAEQYRAQLIEDVAEADEDLLEKYLGGEELTVAEIKSGIRKLVIAGEAFPVLCGSAFKNKGVQPMLDAVIDYLPSPLDVPAIEGSSPRDEEIKIERHPDADEPFAALAFKVATHPFFGKLTYVRVYSGKVDQGAQILNATKGKKERVGKLFQMHSNKENPVDSASAGHIYAFIGLKDVTTGDTLSDPANPVVLESMTFPEPVIDVAIEPKTKADQEKLGIAIQKLAEEDPTFRVKLDDETGQTVIGGMGELHLDILVDRMRREFKVEANVGKPQVAYRETIRRTAEKVDYTHKKQTGGSGQFAKVQVTFEPLDTTDGQLYEFVNAVTGGRIPREYIPSVDAGIQSAMQLGVLAGFPLVGVKATLIDGAYHDVDSSEMAFKIAGSMVLKEGIRKADPVILEPVMAVEVRTPEEYMGDVIGDINSRRGMIQSMEDATGVKVVRAQVPLSEMFGYIGDLRSKTQGRAVYSMQFDSYSEVPRNVAEEIIKKTRGE, from the coding sequence GTGGCACTTGACGTGCTGACCGACCTGAACAAGGTCCGCAACATCGGCATCATGGCCCACATCGATGCCGGCAAGACCACAACCACCGAGCGCATCCTGTTCTACACGGGTGTCAACTACAAGCTCGGCGAGACGCACGACGGTGCCTCGACGATGGACTGGATGGAGCAGGAGCAGGAGCGCGGCATTACGATCACGTCCGCCGCGACGACCTGCTACTGGCACGACAACCAGATCAACATCATCGACACCCCCGGGCACGTGGACTTCACGGTCGAGGTCGAGCGCTCGCTGCGCGTCCTCGACGGTGCCGTCGCGGTGTTCGACGGCAAGGAGGGCGTCGAGCCCCAGTCCGAGACCGTCTGGCGCCAGGCCGACAAGTACAACGTCCCGCGCATCTGCTTCGTCAACAAGATGGACAAGCTCGGTGCGGACTTCTACTTCACGGTCAAGACGATCGTCGAGCGCCTCAAGGCGAAGCCGCTCGTCGTCCAGCTGCCCATCGGCGCTGAGAACGACTTCATCGGCATGGTCGACCTCCTTGAGATGAAGGCCATGGTCTGGCGCGGCGAGACCAAGCTCGGCGAGCAGTACGACATCGAGGAGATCCCGGCCGACCTCCAGGAGAAGGCTGAGCAGTACCGTGCCCAGCTCATCGAGGACGTCGCGGAGGCCGACGAGGACCTCCTCGAGAAGTACCTCGGTGGCGAGGAGCTCACGGTCGCCGAGATCAAGTCCGGCATCCGCAAGCTCGTCATCGCGGGCGAGGCGTTCCCGGTCTTGTGTGGCTCGGCGTTCAAGAACAAGGGCGTCCAGCCCATGCTCGACGCGGTCATCGACTACCTGCCGTCGCCGCTCGACGTCCCCGCCATCGAGGGCTCGAGCCCCCGTGACGAGGAGATCAAGATCGAGCGTCACCCCGACGCCGACGAGCCGTTCGCGGCTCTGGCGTTCAAGGTCGCCACGCACCCGTTCTTCGGCAAGCTCACCTACGTCCGTGTCTACTCGGGCAAGGTCGACCAGGGCGCGCAGATCCTCAACGCGACCAAGGGCAAGAAGGAGCGCGTCGGGAAGCTCTTCCAGATGCACTCCAACAAGGAGAACCCGGTCGACTCGGCGAGCGCCGGCCACATCTACGCGTTCATCGGCCTCAAGGACGTCACCACGGGTGACACGCTCAGCGACCCGGCGAACCCGGTGGTCCTCGAGTCGATGACCTTCCCCGAGCCCGTCATCGACGTGGCGATCGAGCCGAAGACGAAGGCCGACCAGGAGAAGCTCGGCATCGCGATCCAGAAGCTCGCCGAGGAGGACCCGACCTTCCGCGTCAAGCTCGACGACGAGACCGGTCAGACCGTCATCGGCGGCATGGGCGAGCTTCACCTCGACATCCTCGTCGACCGCATGCGTCGCGAGTTCAAGGTCGAGGCGAACGTCGGCAAGCCGCAGGTCGCGTACCGCGAGACCATCCGCCGCACGGCGGAGAAGGTCGACTACACGCACAAGAAGCAGACCGGTGGTTCGGGTCAGTTCGCCAAGGTCCAGGTGACCTTCGAGCCGCTCGACACGACCGACGGCCAGCTCTACGAGTTCGTCAACGCCGTCACCGGTGGTCGCATCCCGCGTGAGTACATCCCGTCGGTCGACGCCGGTATCCAGTCAGCGATGCAGCTCGGCGTCCTCGCCGGGTTCCCGCTCGTGGGTGTGAAGGCGACGCTCATCGACGGTGCGTACCACGACGTCGACTCCTCGGAGATGGCGTTCAAGATCGCCGGCTCGATGGTTCTCAAGGAGGGCATCCGCAAGGCGGACCCCGTCATCCTCGAGCCCGTCATGGCCGTCGAGGTTCGTACTCCCGAGGAGTACATGGGTGACGTCATCGGCGACATCAACTCGCGCCGTGGCATGATCCAGTCCATGGAGGACGCCACCGGCGTCAAGGTGGTGCGTGCCCAGGTGCCGCTCTCCGAGATGTTCGGGTACATCGGTGACCTGCGTTCCAAGACGCAGGGACGCGCCGTGTACTCGATGCAGTTCGACAGCTACTCCGAGGTTCCTCGGAACGTTGCCGAAGAGATCATCAAGAAGACCCGGGGCGAGTGA
- the tuf gene encoding elongation factor Tu produces the protein MAKAKFERSKPHVNVGTIGHVDHGKTTLTAAISKTLADTFPDLPANKQRNFDEIDKAPEEKQRGITINISHIEYETPKRHYAHVDAPGHADYIKNMITGAAQMDGAILVVAATDGPMAQTREHVLLARQVGVPYLLVALNKSDMVDDEEILELVEMEVRELLSSQGFPGDDAPVIRVSGLKALEGDPEWAAKIIELMEAVDESVPDPVRDLDMPFLMPIEDVFTITGRGTVVTGKVDRGTLDVNSEVEIVGIRPVQKTTVTGIETFHKQMDQAQAGDNTGLLLRGIKREDVERGQVVVKPGSITPHTEFEARVYILAKDEGGRHNPFYSNYRPQFYFRTTDVTGVITLPEGTEMVMPGDNTEMTVTLIQPIAMDEGLGFAIREGGRTVGSGQVTKILK, from the coding sequence GTGGCGAAGGCCAAGTTCGAGCGGAGCAAGCCGCACGTCAACGTCGGAACCATCGGTCACGTCGACCACGGCAAGACCACGCTGACGGCTGCGATCTCGAAGACGCTCGCGGACACGTTCCCCGACCTGCCCGCGAACAAGCAGCGCAACTTCGACGAGATCGACAAGGCTCCCGAAGAGAAGCAGCGCGGCATCACGATCAACATCTCGCACATCGAGTACGAGACGCCGAAGCGTCACTACGCGCACGTCGACGCGCCGGGTCACGCTGACTACATCAAGAACATGATCACGGGTGCGGCCCAGATGGACGGTGCGATCCTCGTCGTCGCCGCCACCGACGGCCCGATGGCCCAGACGCGTGAGCACGTTCTGCTCGCGCGCCAGGTCGGCGTTCCCTACCTCCTCGTCGCCCTCAACAAGTCCGACATGGTCGACGACGAGGAGATCCTCGAGCTCGTCGAGATGGAGGTGCGTGAGCTTCTCTCGTCGCAGGGCTTCCCCGGCGACGACGCTCCCGTTATCCGCGTCTCGGGCCTCAAGGCTCTCGAGGGCGACCCGGAGTGGGCGGCGAAGATCATCGAGCTCATGGAGGCCGTGGACGAGAGCGTCCCGGACCCCGTCCGTGACCTCGACATGCCGTTCCTCATGCCGATCGAGGACGTCTTCACGATCACCGGTCGTGGCACCGTCGTCACCGGCAAGGTCGACCGTGGCACGCTCGACGTCAACTCCGAGGTCGAGATCGTCGGTATCCGTCCGGTCCAGAAGACCACGGTCACGGGCATCGAGACGTTCCACAAGCAGATGGACCAGGCTCAGGCCGGCGACAACACCGGTCTCCTCCTGCGTGGCATCAAGCGCGAGGACGTCGAGCGCGGCCAGGTCGTCGTCAAGCCGGGCTCGATCACGCCCCACACCGAGTTCGAGGCGCGTGTCTACATCCTCGCCAAGGACGAGGGTGGCCGTCACAACCCGTTCTACTCGAACTACCGTCCGCAGTTCTACTTCCGCACCACGGACGTCACCGGCGTCATCACGCTGCCCGAGGGCACCGAGATGGTCATGCCTGGTGACAACACCGAGATGACGGTCACGCTGATCCAGCCCATCGCGATGGACGAGGGCCTCGGCTTCGCCATCCGCGAGGGTGGCCGCACGGTCGGCTCGGGCCAGGTCACGAAGATCCTCAAGTGA
- the rpsJ gene encoding 30S ribosomal protein S10, translating into MAGQKIRIRLKSYDHEVIDSSARKIVDTVVRAGATVVGPVPLPTEKNVFCVIRSPHKYKDSREHFEMRTHKRLIDIIDPTPKAVDSLMRLDLPADVNIEIKL; encoded by the coding sequence ATGGCGGGACAGAAGATCCGCATCCGGCTCAAGTCCTACGACCACGAGGTCATCGACAGCTCGGCGCGCAAGATCGTCGACACGGTGGTCCGCGCTGGTGCAACGGTCGTGGGTCCGGTGCCGCTGCCGACGGAGAAGAACGTTTTCTGCGTCATCCGGTCGCCTCACAAGTACAAGGACAGCCGCGAGCACTTCGAGATGCGCACGCACAAGCGGCTCATCGACATCATCGATCCCACGCCGAAGGCCGTCGACTCGCTCATGCGTCTCGACCTGCCTGCGGACGTGAACATCGAGATCAAGCTCTGA
- the rplC gene encoding 50S ribosomal protein L3 produces MTAQNDRPVTAVLGTKLGMTQAWDESGRIVPVTVVRVGANVVTQIRSLENDGYTAVQLATGQIDPRKVTKPLKGHFEKAGVTPRRHLVEVRTSDAAEYTLGQEINAEAFEAGAVVDVVGTTKGKGFAGVMKRHGFSGVGASHGAHRNHRKPGSIGGASTPGRVFRGQRMAGRMGNARQTTQNLTVFAVDAEKGLLLVKGAVPGPKGGVVLVRSAVKGA; encoded by the coding sequence ATGACCGCTCAGAACGACCGCCCCGTGACGGCGGTTCTCGGCACGAAGCTCGGCATGACGCAGGCTTGGGACGAGTCGGGCCGCATCGTGCCCGTCACCGTCGTGCGCGTCGGTGCCAACGTCGTGACCCAGATCCGTTCGCTCGAGAACGACGGCTACACGGCCGTCCAGCTCGCTACGGGCCAGATCGACCCTCGCAAGGTCACCAAGCCCCTCAAGGGCCACTTCGAGAAGGCCGGCGTCACGCCGCGCCGTCACCTCGTCGAGGTCCGGACGTCCGACGCTGCCGAGTACACGCTCGGCCAGGAGATCAACGCGGAGGCCTTCGAGGCCGGCGCGGTGGTCGACGTCGTCGGCACGACCAAGGGCAAGGGCTTTGCCGGTGTCATGAAGCGCCACGGCTTCTCCGGCGTTGGCGCCTCCCACGGTGCGCACCGTAACCACCGCAAGCCCGGCTCGATCGGTGGCGCTTCGACGCCCGGTCGCGTCTTCCGCGGCCAGCGCATGGCCGGCCGCATGGGTAACGCGCGCCAGACCACCCAGAACCTGACCGTCTTCGCGGTCGACGCTGAGAAGGGCCTGCTGCTCGTCAAGGGCGCTGTTCCCGGCCCCAAGGGCGGCGTCGTCCTCGTGCGTAGCGCCGTGAAGGGAGCGTGA
- the rplD gene encoding 50S ribosomal protein L4 — protein sequence MADTLTVDVIDPKGKKAGTAELPAEVFDVQTNVPLIHQVVVAQRAAARQGTADTKTRAEVSGGGRKPYKQKGTGRARQGSTRAPQFAGGGVVHGPTPRDYTQRTPKKMKAAALRGALSDRARHGRVHVVTGFGIDGAPSTSSALKVLAGFSERKNVLVVLERGDDLTVKSLRNAPQVHLLVADQLNTYDVLISDDIVFTQGALEAFLAGPTTGRSATAVASSAEIAEEDAK from the coding sequence ATGGCTGACACGCTGACCGTCGACGTCATCGACCCGAAGGGCAAGAAGGCCGGCACCGCCGAGCTTCCTGCCGAGGTGTTCGACGTCCAGACGAACGTCCCGCTCATCCACCAGGTCGTCGTCGCCCAGCGCGCTGCTGCGCGCCAGGGCACGGCCGACACCAAGACCCGTGCTGAGGTCTCCGGTGGTGGGCGCAAGCCGTACAAGCAGAAGGGCACCGGTCGTGCCCGCCAGGGATCGACCCGCGCGCCGCAGTTCGCCGGCGGTGGCGTCGTCCACGGCCCGACGCCGCGTGACTACACGCAGCGCACCCCCAAGAAGATGAAGGCCGCTGCTCTCCGTGGCGCCCTCTCGGACCGCGCCCGTCACGGTCGCGTCCACGTCGTCACCGGCTTCGGCATCGACGGCGCGCCGTCGACGAGCTCGGCGCTCAAGGTCCTCGCGGGCTTCTCCGAGCGCAAGAACGTCCTCGTCGTGCTCGAGCGGGGCGATGACCTCACGGTGAAGTCGCTCCGCAACGCTCCGCAGGTGCACCTGCTGGTCGCTGACCAGCTCAACACCTACGACGTGCTGATCTCGGACGACATCGTCTTCACCCAGGGCGCCCTCGAGGCGTTCCTGGCCGGGCCGACCACCGGACGTTCCGCCACCGCTGTGGCCTCGTCCGCCGAGATCGCCGAGGAGGACGCCAAGTGA
- the rplW gene encoding 50S ribosomal protein L23: MSALQKNPRDILIAPVVSEKSYGLLDEGKYTFVVAPDANRAEIKIAIEKVFGVKVESVNTINRKGKSRRTRFGIGKRKDTKRAIVTLREGSIDIFGGPVG, from the coding sequence GTGAGCGCTCTGCAGAAGAACCCGCGCGACATCCTGATCGCGCCGGTCGTCTCCGAGAAGAGCTACGGGCTCCTCGACGAGGGTAAGTACACCTTCGTCGTGGCCCCCGACGCCAACCGTGCCGAGATCAAGATCGCTATCGAGAAGGTCTTCGGCGTCAAGGTCGAGTCGGTGAACACGATCAACCGCAAGGGGAAGTCGCGTCGCACCCGCTTCGGCATCGGCAAGCGCAAGGACACGAAGCGCGCGATCGTCACCCTCCGCGAGGGCTCGATCGACATCTTCGGCGGCCCGGTCGGCTGA